The Bacteroidota bacterium genomic interval CGGAAATGTCGGTGAGAGAAGGAACCTCAACGCTAGTAATTTTTATTTTAACTTGATTAGATGCAGGGCCAGTAACAATCCAAGGTTCTGAACCATCATTGTCAGTTTCAGGAAATAATGTTTCGAAAGCTATCCCATTATCGCGTGTGATTTCGATACGAACTTTTCCATGAAGATTTGCTGAATTCCATGTAATATTTCGCACGCTATCAACATTCCAAACTTCGCTGCCGTTTGGCGACGTTAAGGTTAATGATGGAGTTACGATTGAAAAGAAAGTGCTTGTGAAATCAACAATTGAAGGATTCTCAATACTTGAAACTCGGATTTTGCAAAAGCTAGAATTCGGACCAGTAACAACCCAATCTTGTTCACCGTCGTTTGTGGTGCTGGCAATAAGAGTAGTATAGGTAGTTCCATTATTTCGAGAAATTTCAATTTTGACATTTCCTGTATAATTAACAGCCGCCCATTTCAAAGTTTTTGTGGAACCGACGGGCCAAACTTCACCTCCACGCGGATTGAATACGACAAGGGGCTGGATACCTGAAATCAAAAGTGAAAAAGCTTGGCTACCACCACTAAGTATTCCTTTGTGCTTAATTTTTATTGCATAGTTTCCAGCTATTGGAGATTGAATCCAAACTTGTTCAACATTATCTCTGAAATTATCGCCGGTTGTGGCAGCGGTAGCTGGATTGCTTGGATTTAAAATCCAAGGGAAAAATGTTGAAGCATCGCGTGTAAGAGTTAAATCGAGGTCGTTAACCAACATCGGGTTTGGTGGATTAAGGGATGCAGGTGGTGGTGTTCCCGCTGGATCAGTCCAACAAATTGTTGCTCTTATAGCTGCTGTTTCTTTACCCGGAATATTTATTACAATACTATCATTATTATTCAAAACCATTTCTCTGATATTATAATTATTCCCAGCATTTTTATCAGAGGTAATTAATTGTGCGGCTTTTAGTGTATTCATTAACCCCCAACCAAACCGATAATCGGGACCGTTAGCCGATCCTGCTTCGTCGGCGGTGTGAATAATTAAACCTTTCATTGTTGACCCACGCAATGGAGTTGTACCATTTAAATTCCTGTGATGTTGCAACAGTAATCCAATTGAGCCGGTAATATTTGGAGATGACATTGAAGTCCCATCATAAGTATCATAAGCGATATCGGAAGTAGCAACAGAAGATCTCAAACCAACGCCAGCGCCCACGATGTCCGGTTTAATTCTTCCATCATCTGTAGGTCCCCATCCGCTGAATGAGGACATGACAACGCTACCTGACCCTGACCATCCACCTGAAATAATATTTACCGCCCCAACCGTCATAATATTTTTTGCCGTTCCATAATATGGAATACAATCATATCCGAGTGCTCCGCCATCCACATTACGAGGGGCGGTTACTAAAGTCCATCCACCTCCTCCATCAGAAATATAATGCTCAACAGTACCAGTAGGACCTTCGCCGCGGTCATTACCCGCTGATTTAACTATCAGATAATTAGGTGCATTAACCATTATGTTGTCCCAATCTCGTGCGCGAGTGCTGTAATATCCAAAACCGTAATCTTCTACAGAGCTAATAGAAGGAGTTCCAAACCAGTACCATCTATTATCGTTAAAATAGCTCCATAGCCATCCGGTAATTTGACCGTAGGAATGATTTGATACCCTTAATCTATTAGTTGCAGCGGCGGTTGCCATCTCGGTTGCATCGCTGTTCCAGTCGTAAGCTCTTAACCTTCCTTGATACGACATACCTTTAGCCGCAGCATCAACACCTGTAGCAATCAGAGTTCCTGCTACGTGTGTCGCATGGTCGCTTAATGTTGATGCGCCATCTCCTAAAATTACTCTGCCTGTTAATTCTTGGTGTGTATTACGTACTTTTCCACCATCCCATTCACCAACAGTATCTGTAATACCTGTTAAAGAAAAACCTCCAGTTCCACCGGGCCAAACTTTGTCGGTCGAAATTGTTTTCGCTGCGTTCAAATTACTTTCGGTAATGTAATAAACGGGGTGATTATTCTCGAATCGCATCAATTCTATTATTGTTCCATCAGGATATTCGGTACGTATAGGTACCTTGCGGGCAGTTGCAATTACTTCAGCTTCAGCTTTTAAACCTTTTTCTATTATCTCTTGCTCGGCAGCAAATTTTAAAAGCCATTCTCGTTGCTTTTCTGTTTGAGCTTGGAGAATAGATGTTGTTAATATGATGATTAGCATCATGTATAGTAGGTAATATTTCTTGTGCATAGATAACCTTTAAATTTAATAATACTTATTACTTATTATTTCAATACAACAGCTTTTTTAGTGATTAACACATTATCAGCTTTTATCTGATAGTAGTAAACGCCTGAAGTTAATTTATTTTTTTGATCAATAGAAAAATCTACATCATAGTAACCGGCTTCCTGGAATTCATTAACTAATGCGGAAATTTCTATACCCAATATATTATATATTTTTAAACTAACAAAAGATGCTTTCGGCAGAGCATACCTGATATTCGTAGTCGGATTGAAAGGATTTGGATAGTTTTGGTAAAGTTGAAATTCTGACGGTAATCCTGAATATTCTTTCTCCGTAAGTTTTAATGTCATCTTGGAGATCGAGGAATTTGTGAGAATTAGTTCCCCTTTCACTACCATCGGATAATCTTTACCGTCAACACTGAATAGTGGTTTGATTTCATCTTGAATATTCCATTGGACAGTAAGTGGGAATTCGATTCCTTGAAACAAGATTGGAAACTCGTTATTAGATTTTAAATTTTTAGTTTCTACAAATCTATTTGATTGAAACCGCACATCAAAAAGATTTTCATAAGGACGGGGTGGAAGTGCAGAAAGCGAATATTCGTCGGTCTGTTCTATATTATTAGAAAAATATAGAACTTGTGAATTATTGAGTTTATCCTTGAACCGGATTGAAGAAAGATTTCTGATAGCTTTCGCAAATTTTAAAGCACTATTTTTTTGTACAGAATTGTTCGGATTAAAAATGAAGCGGCCATCTTGATTAGCTTTCACCCAGACTCCGTCCCCCGGATAGACCGTATCAGTCGATTTGTATCCTTGTTTATACGTGTAGAAGAGAGATGACAACATACCGGGCGGGTCACTCGTGATATTTGAAATGCCGATCGGTACACTAATCCCACCTATTAAATTCCATCCGTTGGAAACAGTTAAGGTATCGAATAAACGTTGAGCGCCAATAAAGAGGGTAGTACTATCCTTGGCAAATTTTACCCAATATCCTTTTCCGTTCTGAATTGTTTCGGTGGTAACATAAGCATTATTTATATACCCAAATATATTTGAGATTGCATCGGGGAATATCTGAGACTTTGAATTTGGAACCGCAATTGAGGGAAGAGATAGTATGTTCCATCCGGCTCTGTATTTGATTGAATCATATACGCCGATGAGAAATACTTCAGAGGTAGAAGAAAAATCAGAATATGCTGCATCACTTATTTTAATTAATGCATGAGCCGTGGTAGGTAAAGAAAAAGTTAAATGTTCGATTCCATCATCAGCGGTTGATTCAGAAAGAGTTTGATAGTTCGATCCCGAATTTTTTGAAAGCTCTATTTTAACGAACCCACTCGTTCCAAACGATTCCCAGGTGATCGGATACTCTGTCCCGATTAAACAATTGTCGTTCAGCAGAGGCGATGTTATAGTAATAAAATCTTGAGGATAAATATAAAAGTTATTATCGCTTTCATCAAAAATACTTGGATTGCCTACCGCCAATATGCGGATACGTGTTGAATTGGATAAAGGATTTTCGGGAGTCCACATTTCGCTTCCGTCATTATCAGTTGTAGCAATAATTGTTTCGTAGCTCGTACCACCGTTGCGTGATAATTCAACTCGAACTTCACCCAACATATTTTGGCTCTCCCAATTTATTGGATAAGGTACACCAACTCTGGGCGATTCACCTCCGTTTGGCGACGTTACTGTAATCGTTGCAGTTCTGATATAAAAGTTTGAGTTACTTACATCAAAAATAGTAGGTAAACTCAGACTTGTTATTTTTATCTTTGCTTCTTCAGTTGTCATCCCACTGACAATCCAATTTTCGCTACCATCATTCGGAGTACTTGCAAATATATCTTCATAATTTAAACCTCCATCCCTCGATAGTTCAATCTTAACATTTCCTGAAACATTAATTGAAGACCACTGAATATTTTTTTGAAAACCGATTGGATATAGTTCGCCTCCATCGGGACTTATGAGTGTGATTGATGGTGGATATTGGATAGAAAAAACATTATTACTGATATCAGAAAGACTCGAAACGGTAGCGCTTGATACTCTTATTCGTGCCTGTGTAGTGGCAGTATTAGGAACTGTCCAAAGGAAAGAAGCCGGACTCGCAGGAACTGATTCAGTAATAGTCAGCCAGTCTGTTCCGTTGTTCATTGTGTATTCAATTTTCACATTTGTAACACCAGTAGAGGTCCAAGTTATCGATTGACTGGTTCCTATTACCCAAGCTTCTCCACCATTAGGAACTGTAACAGTAATTGAGGATGGAACTATACTAAAATTCGCATTTGATATATCAAAGAAAATATTGCCCACTGCTTCTACACGAATTCGTGCTTGTGATGTTGAGATGTTCGGTATAGTAATAATCTCTGATCCATCATTTGGAGTATCTGTCGCAAGTACAAATGGATATGTATAACCACCATCGCCGGAGAGAAGTATTTTAACATTACTGCAATTGACTGGAGAGAGGTTTGTATTTGCAACGTTCCATGTAACCGTTTGTAAAGAGCTGCCTGCCCATGAAAGTGTTGTGTTCGGAGAAGTTACTTGAAACGGTCCCGCAGTATTTGTTACACTAAAAGAAATCGAATCCCATCCCACGCCCCCGCCGCCTGAGCGGTTATCGCGGGCTGTTAATCTGAATTTCAATCCCCGCGCATATGAAGGGAGAATTTCACCCATAACTTGTGTATTATTAATTATATCGGCTATTTTCGGAAATGTACGCGATGGACTTGTAACTCCTCTAAAACTTCTGAAAATGGGTGCCGTTCCCACAGGTGAATTGGGCGCTCCGGCAGCTCCCAAGTCATATTCCTCCCAGCAATAAGTAAGTGGATGATTATTCGGATCAGTCGCAGAACCGGTTAAAGTAAAAGGAGTGTTAATAGGAATTGAAAAACCTCTCGTTCCGGCATTTACCACGGGTGGATCATTTCCGGTGGATGTGATAACAGGGCAACCATTCCCGGAACCTAAAGTTGTATAAGTAACAATTTCCATAATGCTTGCAAGATGAAAATAATCATGACTGTTCATTTGCAAATCCTGTGGACTACAGATCCCCGCATAAGCCATAATAGTTGAACCGCTGCCGGGTTCATATGCCGTGCTTGCATTTCGATTAGTTCCTGAGCAATTACCAGCATCACCGTTAAATGTATGATTGCCGCCGAACTGGTGTCCTATCTCGTGTGCTACATAATCAATATCAAATGGATCGCCAATAGGTGCAGGTGAGCCGGTAACACCACGTGCTTTATTGCTGGTACGACAAACCACACCCAAACCCGCGACACCACCACCACCAGTGCTATAGACATGACCAATATCATAATTTGCATTACCAATTACAGCATCAAGGTTGGTTTGATTTTGACCCAACATCGTTGTTCCACTGCTGTTGGTATATGGATCCGTTGCAGAATTTGAATAGATAATTATCTCGTTATTAGCTACCAGCACCATTCGAACTGCAACTTCTTTTTCATACACACCGTTTACACGATTGGTTGAGGTAACTACTGCAGCAAGTCCTTTTGCAACAGTACCACCATGATATGCAGTGTATTCACCGGTAGCTGCAACAGCGAGGCGATATGTGCGTAATTGGGTCCCGCTATATTTAGTCAATCCGGTAGCTATCAGATCAGATATTTCCTTTGCCATATCAAAATCGGTTTCGAAGTTACAAATAAATTCTTTCCTTCTGGATTCATCTACAATAAAATCTTTTTTATAATAGCTGATATAATTATCTATATTCCCTCTGCTGTATGGATCGATAAAAACCGTTCCGTTAGCAGAAAGGATCATCGCATGAAATCCTGCGGGTGTTAAATCAAAACGGACTGTAGCAGTCGGATCGTCAATTCCCTGGCCTGCGTAAGTTTGTATCTCTGGATATTTTACGGCAAGTTCTAATTCCATTATCGGTGAATTTACTATGTAAAACCGACTGAATGTTCCATCGGGCATTGGAAGACTGATAACAACTTTTTCTGTTTTTGCGCCTTCTGTAAATTCCCTTGGTGCCTGATTTAAAACTGCTTCCAACTGATTTATATTTAAATCAACTGTTCTATAAAATAATGGGATGATTTGCCTGTCGTTTTTTTCGACAATTGTCGCTTCATTTATGTCGCTCCACAAAGCTTCCGTTTTAACTTGTGCATTGATTGAGTAGCTCATTGTAGTAAAAAGGAGTGTTATGAATAATAAATGGAAATGTTTTAATTTTGTAGAATATTGTAGTTTCATACTTAAAAAATTTGATTGATTTAAATTGTCCAAACTTCATCACCCCTGATATGGGGTGATTTGGATTAATAATAGTTTTATTGCTTACTTAAAATAACAACTCCCTCCTTTAAAATCAATAGGTAGAGGAATTTATTTTACTCACCAATTTTGGGCGGGGTGTATTCAATTTCAGGTTTTATGTTATAACTATATTCACCATTCCAGCTTTTTAGATAAATTTCTTTTAATTTTTTAACGATTTTAAGGTTTTGCACTACCACTCCAATGTTTCTGCCGGCATAAAAATAACTTTTTTCCCAATTGCTCGTTCCAAGCCAGCATCGATCGTCATCAATAATTAGTATTTTCCGATGGTCAACGCGCGCATGAGAAATAAATCCACCCGACCATTCAGGGATAGTGCTCATTTTAACTTCGATATTTGGTATCACCGCTAAACTTTTTAAATGATCGATAGTCGGTTTGCGTTTCGACCAATCGGAAGTCATAACGTGAACCTTCACACCCCTGACTGCCGCACGTCGTAAAGCGTTATCGAGATTTGCATAATATTCTTTTCCCCGTGAGATTGGAGAGTAGGTAAGGACGTGAAAAAATAATTCGTTCTTTGCACTATCTATCAAATTTATTAAGTGTGTTTCGTCCCATAAATTTTTATCAGGAATATGATTAATCGAGCTAAAGGTTGGATAATATTTAATGGTATCCGAGTTTTCCACAATTTGCAAGGGTACTGAATATTTATTCTTAACTACCCCCCTCTTCGCTTCATTACTATCTGGTGAACTCAACTGCCAATCGATTTCGAAAATATCTGTATAAATTTTGGCAGCTTTTTCATCTGTTATTTTAAAACCAAGCTCGATAATATGTTTAAGAGCTCGCCAGTCGAAATTTTGACTGCCTAAAAATACTTCCATTCCATCCACTATAAAATATTTTGAATGCTGCACACCGCCAGATATTTTTCTGTAATCAATTAGGCGGACAGAAATATTTTTCTGCTTTCCCAACATATCCAACGTTTGTGGATAAGTTTTATACATCCCGGCATCAGCAACTATACGTACTTTTACGCCTCTCTTACCTGCTTCGATAACCGATCGTAAAATATCTTCAAGAGGTTCGTTCGGTTCGGTTGAGATATAAAATTGTTCGATATCCAGAGTTTTCTTTGCTCCGTTAATCATTTCCAACCATACTTCATAAGCATTCCGCACGTCAGGATTATCGAAGGAAGTTTCAATCGGGACGCTTTCTACAATTTCAAAATTTTTGAAACCCGCATATTGTCCGAAGCTAACGGAGAGAGAAAAGATCAATAGTAGTAATGATTTGATATAATAGTTCATAAAATATTTTCCATAGGTTGTTATTAAAATCGTTTACTTGTAATTTTCGTAATTATCAATGCTAAAATAATTCCTAACACTCCATCCATCGCATAATGATATCTGCCATAAACTGTGGAAATGAACAAAAGTAATATAATTGGCAGTATCACAAAAAACAAATTTCGATTGTATCGGTATAACATTACCAACATAACCGTTCCTGCGGCACAGTGAGGACTTGGTAAATTGCCACCTGGGTAATGTGCATTCGTGCGAATCCACTCGCCAAAGTATGTGAACAATCCTCCTTCTAACGGTGTCTTGTAAACTTCAGGTTGATAAAATAATGGTCCTGCGATTGGATAAATTAGGAAACCAAGATAAGATAGAAAATATGCGAGTGTTAAATTCAATAAATAATCCTCACCGGCGAGTTTCCCTGATTTCAAATAACAAAATACTGCAACTAAAACTATAAGCGGAACATAAACGGTATATGCGAACATCATTCCCTCGGTCAACCAGGGCACAGTGATCTTATCCAATGCCATAGTTAATTCTATTCCGAACAATTTCTTATCCAAATCAATTAATTGTTGATCCATCCAACCGTTCACAAAAATATGTTGAAGATGCTGAATTTCGGAAAATAACAACCCGTTTACTGCAGCCATAAGTCCGCCACGAGCAAATATTTGCCAAAAGTTCAGATTGATTTTCCCTATAACATTTGAAACAAGAAAATATAAAACTCCAATTATAAATAAATTCCGTGAAACAATTTCCCAATTATTAACTTTTGATGAGAAGATGACGGCAAGAAGCAGTAACAAACCCGTGAATGAGATTACTAAAATGTCGAGTGCTTTAACTCCGCCTAATGCGGAAGAATTTTCAGGTGAGGATAATCTAATTTTCATTCAGCAAGTTTTATTTTGTAATTAAGATAAAAACATCTAAAGCGATTCCAATTAACCAATGAAGCAAAAACGGATAGACGATTGAGCGTGTTCTCAAAGCGAGGACGCCGAACATAATTCCGGCGGGTATGGACATAAATATTTCGCCGGCTGGATAACCTAAATGCCACAGACACGACGGTATCGTTTGGATTAAAATTGCATTCCAATCGCCGATATATTTTCGCATACCGAAAAGTAGGAAACCGCGAAAGAAAAACTCCCAAGCGGTATAGAAAAATAGACCACGTGTAATTTCCATGGTATGGAATATCGATATATCTTCTAACGCACCTTTAAACAAGGGATAAAAATCGCGCATCTCTTTTTGATATGCGGCAGGGAGTAAAAAGGCAAAGGCAATAAGAGGGAATAAAACTGCAACTGCTACAAAACCTCTCCGTTTGTCGCCAAGTTGAACACCATAATCAGTTAATTTTTCTTTTAGAATGAATTTCGTAACGAGCGCCGGAATTACTCCTAATAAAACAAAAGCAGCAATAAAAAAATAAATCACCGAATACCATTGTAAAATTGATTCATCGGCAATCGTTGCATTATAGGCATTAATAAAAAATTCCCGCGAGCCAATATAAGTATGCAGTGTGGGAATAATTGCAGCCATCAGAAGAATAATTGTGGGCTTTACAAATTCCTTTTCGAATTTAATTTCTTCTCCGAATATAAATTTCTTTATTAGCATAAGCAGTTCCTACTTTTGTTTGTTTAACCAATCAATTGTTTGACGCATCGCTTCGCGAAGTGTTGTGTATTTATAACCGAGTTCTTGTTCAGCTTTATTCGATGAATAGGCCCAATCTAATGCGAATGTTTTTACCCACTCAGGAGTAATTAACGGGGTGTCGCCAAATAGTTTAGCTCGCATCTCCTCAAATTTTGAAAAAGTTATTGCCAGAGGATAAGGTATCTTAAATTGGAGAAATCTTTTCCGTGTAATTTCGCTTATCATCTGAAAAAATTGATTGTATGAAACGTTTTCGCCGCCTAAAATATATTTTTCGCCAACGCATCCTTTTTCCATTGCAGCGATATGCCCATCTACCATATCGTCAACGTAACCGTAATTGCCAATACCGTTCCCATCTCCTAAAACTGAACGCATCTTCCCTTTCATATACATTTGAATCATAATTGTAACCGAGTTACTTTCGTTCATCAAGCCGGGACCGAAAACACGTGTTGGGTTTACGGTAATTGCATTCAGTCCTTTTTTTATATATTCTTCAACTACTTTTTCAGCAAGATATTTTGAGTGCTCATAAGTTGTGTAAAATATATTTTCGTTCCGTTTGATTGTTTCGGACTCGGGATTTTTTCCGGTCGGTCCGAAAGTAACGATTGTTGATGTAATTACGATTTTCTTTATTGCGGTTTTCAAAGCAGCATCACAAATATTTTTCGTTCCTTCTGCATTAATCCTAAAATATTCATCTTTATCTTTTGCATAACCGCGCGCGTAAGCAGCGAGATGATAGGCGTATTCGCAACCCTGCATTGCTTCGGTTATCATCGCATAATCAGTAACATCGCCGTAAAATATTTTTATATTCGGATGTTTTAGTGTTGATACATCGGAAGTCTTTCGGCAGAGAGCGTGGATTATTTCGCCTCGATTTGCAAGTTTTAAAGCGAGCTTGTTTCCGATGAAGCCGGTTGAACCTGTAATAAATATTGGCATTAAAGTCCTGTGAAATTTTTATGAAGATAATAAAAATAGCTAAAAATTCAAATTAATTTGAATTTAATGAATTAATCTTTATTTTTGTAAAAATTATTTAGACAAATTAAAATGAGTGCATCAATAATTGCATTAATCGGTATCGGATGGTTGATATTTGCTTATCGCTGGTACGGAAAAAAAATTGAAACAAAAGTAGTTCAGCCAGACGATGCCATTCCGACTCCTGCAACCGAGTTAAACGATAATCAGGATTATGTTCCCACAAAAGCACCTATCCTTTTTGGACACCACTTTTCTTCGATAGCAGGTGCAGGTCCAATCGTTGGACCAATTTTAGCATTCTCGCTTTTCGGTTGGCTGCCAACTTTAATATGGATTTTGCTTGGAACTGTTTTTATGGGAGCAGTTCACGATTATACAACTATGATGGCATCCGTAAGAAGCAGAGGAGTATCAATAACAGATATTACAGAAAAGTCCGTATCGAAAACTGCACGCTGGATTTTTACTGTATTTGTTTGGCTTGCCCTTGCACTTGTTCAAACAGTCTTCGCAGTTTTGACCGCACAAACTTTAACAGAAAAACCGGAGATAGCCATCCCTACAATTGGCTTGATATTTTTAGCGATAAGTTTTGGTTATCTTGTTTACAGGAAAAACATTAACCTGATTACCTCAACACTTATTTCTATAGGAATAATTTTTATCCTAATCCTTTTAGGCGATTACTATCCAATAAAAGCACCTTATGAAACATGGCTTCTTTTATCCTTTGCATACGCATTTATTGCCGCCGTAATACCAGTCTGGGTTTTGCTTCAACCTCGCGATTACCTTTCGATGTATTTGTTGTTAGCCGGTCTGATATTTGGCTTCTTGGGAATATTCGTTGCTAATCCTATAATTAATGCTCCCGCCTTCATTTCGTTCGATAGTTCGACCGGTCCTCTTTGGCCCATCTTGTTCATCACGGTTGCCTGCGGGGCAATTTCAGGATTTCATTCGTTGGTTGCAAGCGGAACATCAGCTAAACAATTAAGGAAGGAATCAGAGGCGAAAAAAATTGCTTTCGGCGGGATGCTTACAGAAGGAGCGCTTGCTCTTTTAGTGGTAGTTTTAATTGGAAGCGTCCTGCATTGGGAAGCTATTCCCCTCGGAACTACGGGAGGGTTCGTATTTCAGAATTTATTAAACCAAAGCGTCAACATTACATTCGGAACAGCTTTCGGGTTAGTCCTTAATTCTCTGGGAATTCCTTTGTTCATAGGAATTTCTTTCGGTGTGTTGATGCTAAACGCATTTATACTTACGACGTTAGATACAACCGTGCGTCTGTCTCGCTACATAGTTCAGGAATCAATCGGTACAAAAATAAAAGTATTTAATAATCGTTATATTGCAGCAGCAATAGGATTGATTCTCGCATATATACTGACAATAGGTGGAAATTGGAAAACGATATGGCCGGTATTTGGCGCATCGAACCAACTCGTAGCATCGCTAGCGTTGTTTGTTGTAACAGCTTACTGGTTT includes:
- a CDS encoding SDR family oxidoreductase gives rise to the protein MPIFITGSTGFIGNKLALKLANRGEIIHALCRKTSDVSTLKHPNIKIFYGDVTDYAMITEAMQGCEYAYHLAAYARGYAKDKDEYFRINAEGTKNICDAALKTAIKKIVITSTIVTFGPTGKNPESETIKRNENIFYTTYEHSKYLAEKVVEEYIKKGLNAITVNPTRVFGPGLMNESNSVTIMIQMYMKGKMRSVLGDGNGIGNYGYVDDMVDGHIAAMEKGCVGEKYILGGENVSYNQFFQMISEITRKRFLQFKIPYPLAITFSKFEEMRAKLFGDTPLITPEWVKTFALDWAYSSNKAEQELGYKYTTLREAMRQTIDWLNKQK
- a CDS encoding carbon starvation protein A, producing MSASIIALIGIGWLIFAYRWYGKKIETKVVQPDDAIPTPATELNDNQDYVPTKAPILFGHHFSSIAGAGPIVGPILAFSLFGWLPTLIWILLGTVFMGAVHDYTTMMASVRSRGVSITDITEKSVSKTARWIFTVFVWLALALVQTVFAVLTAQTLTEKPEIAIPTIGLIFLAISFGYLVYRKNINLITSTLISIGIIFILILLGDYYPIKAPYETWLLLSFAYAFIAAVIPVWVLLQPRDYLSMYLLLAGLIFGFLGIFVANPIINAPAFISFDSSTGPLWPILFITVACGAISGFHSLVASGTSAKQLRKESEAKKIAFGGMLTEGALALLVVVLIGSVLHWEAIPLGTTGGFVFQNLLNQSVNITFGTAFGLVLNSLGIPLFIGISFGVLMLNAFILTTLDTTVRLSRYIVQESIGTKIKVFNNRYIAAAIGLILAYILTIGGNWKTIWPVFGASNQLVASLALFVVTAYWFAFRRPRKFTLIPAIFMLITTEAALIYQLFWLYLPQQNFMLIIISSALIVLGFIVAIEVYKKIRSLETQQD